A portion of the Oxynema aestuarii AP17 genome contains these proteins:
- a CDS encoding sulfotransferase family protein — translation MSLPTIVTGMHRSGTSLTASFIKAIGVDFGDNLLEGDRFNQKGYFEDVDFLEFQRSVLQKSCDRTDPGWHDWGWTQQETLDRRQFKKYELEARSLIENRPQNGVWGWKDPRTTLMLDFWHQLLPEARYLFVYRQPWDVADSILRLNSAIFSEHPDYALKAWAYYNRHLLQFYQEHRDRCILFNINSVLQQPERLVELLEDKLNFKLERRDRQRVFQQVFHPDLFKQLDPGHPFVQLLRTQLPEYEQLLQELDRNADIPSPFFQVAMPTETPLEKSAMLLHYRTLKAQMHQQAIAHQWEQEKQQLHVHIAQREAELAAVKGSRTWRAKEKVFQVKEAIASKLSVNLFANGKA, via the coding sequence ATGTCGCTGCCGACGATCGTCACTGGAATGCACCGTTCGGGGACTTCCCTAACGGCATCTTTTATTAAAGCGATTGGGGTCGATTTCGGAGACAATCTCCTCGAAGGCGATCGCTTCAATCAAAAAGGGTATTTTGAAGATGTAGACTTTCTGGAATTCCAGCGATCGGTCTTGCAAAAAAGCTGCGATCGCACCGATCCGGGATGGCACGATTGGGGCTGGACGCAACAAGAAACCCTCGATCGCCGCCAATTTAAAAAGTACGAACTAGAGGCGCGATCGCTGATTGAAAACCGTCCCCAAAATGGCGTTTGGGGATGGAAAGATCCGCGCACCACTTTAATGCTCGACTTTTGGCATCAACTGTTACCAGAAGCGCGCTACCTATTCGTCTATCGCCAGCCTTGGGATGTTGCCGATTCCATTTTACGCCTCAATAGCGCCATTTTTTCCGAACATCCCGACTACGCCCTCAAAGCTTGGGCATATTACAACCGCCACTTACTTCAATTTTATCAAGAACACCGCGATCGCTGCATTTTATTTAATATTAATTCCGTTTTGCAACAGCCGGAACGCTTAGTTGAGTTGTTAGAAGATAAGCTCAATTTTAAGCTGGAACGGCGCGATCGTCAGCGTGTCTTTCAACAGGTGTTTCACCCCGACTTATTTAAACAACTCGATCCGGGTCATCCTTTCGTCCAACTCCTGCGAACCCAACTCCCAGAATACGAGCAATTGTTGCAAGAGTTAGACCGCAACGCCGATATTCCTAGCCCCTTTTTCCAGGTTGCCATGCCGACAGAAACCCCCTTGGAAAAATCGGCGATGCTGCTGCACTATCGCACCTTAAAAGCGCAAATGCACCAGCAAGCGATCGCCCACCAATGGGAACAAGAGAAACAGCAATTACACGTACATATTGCCCAGAGAGAGGCGGAATTAGCCGCCGTCAAAGGGTCGCGAACCTGGAGAGCAAAAGAAAAGGTTTTTCAAGTTAAAGAGGCGATCGCCAGTAAATTATCCGTGAATTTATTCGCGAACGGTAAAGCGTGA
- a CDS encoding glycosyltransferase family 2 protein — translation MKGKKITVVEERQDLEIQVSVIIPCFNQGEYLLEAIASVESCQDSVWEIVIVNDGSTDEKTQKVLSYLKQQGYRIIDSDNRGLAAARNLAIEQANGDYILPLDSDNRIKAEYIPRSLEILEDSPEIGIVYSWAEIFGEENGIREVPPFDINRLMRGNYIDACAVFRKAVWQDCGGFDSQIPEQLGYEDWDFWLGAAEKGWQFACIEEALFEYRFRPDSMVSRCNIPENRKQLFRYICAKHIGLYASNFANVFAEIECDKLKEEEKVEDLEERLAQTQVKLEFCESLLAESEAKLRAIASHENSVKRESRQLESQLKQEREQNDRLSLELEQLRDRLRVTQSNLAAETQTLERLQRSHQEECDRLKHSHEQTQNELERQLEDLRRSHQQQLEQTKNDFKIQIDSQAKNFERTQTDLTTHIHQLQFQVEHAHLEIEAMKTSKFWKLRTQWFKLKKKLGGAKENI, via the coding sequence GTGAAAGGGAAGAAAATCACCGTGGTTGAGGAACGCCAAGATCTCGAAATTCAAGTTTCGGTTATTATTCCTTGTTTCAATCAAGGAGAATATCTTTTAGAGGCGATCGCCAGCGTCGAAAGCTGTCAGGACTCCGTCTGGGAAATCGTTATCGTCAACGACGGTTCTACCGACGAAAAAACCCAAAAGGTCTTGAGTTATTTAAAACAACAAGGCTATCGAATTATTGACAGCGACAATCGAGGATTAGCCGCCGCCCGCAATTTGGCGATCGAACAGGCGAACGGGGACTATATTTTACCCTTAGATTCGGATAATCGGATTAAAGCGGAATATATCCCGCGATCGCTCGAAATTCTCGAAGACTCTCCCGAAATTGGCATTGTTTACAGTTGGGCGGAAATCTTCGGCGAAGAAAACGGAATTCGCGAAGTTCCTCCCTTCGATATCAATCGCTTGATGCGGGGGAATTATATCGATGCTTGCGCCGTTTTCCGCAAAGCCGTTTGGCAAGATTGTGGCGGTTTTGACTCGCAGATTCCCGAACAATTGGGTTATGAAGATTGGGATTTCTGGTTGGGGGCGGCGGAAAAAGGCTGGCAGTTTGCTTGCATTGAAGAAGCTTTATTTGAGTATCGCTTTCGTCCGGACTCGATGGTGAGTCGCTGCAATATTCCCGAAAATCGCAAACAATTGTTTCGCTATATTTGTGCCAAACATATCGGCTTATATGCGAGCAACTTTGCCAATGTTTTTGCAGAAATAGAATGCGATAAACTTAAAGAAGAAGAGAAAGTTGAAGATCTCGAAGAACGATTAGCACAAACCCAGGTAAAATTAGAGTTCTGCGAGTCTTTGCTGGCAGAATCTGAGGCAAAATTAAGGGCGATCGCCAGTCACGAGAACAGTGTAAAACGAGAAAGTCGGCAGTTAGAGAGTCAACTCAAACAAGAACGAGAACAAAACGATCGTTTAAGTTTAGAACTGGAACAATTGCGCGATCGCCTGCGAGTAACTCAAAGTAATTTAGCGGCGGAAACCCAAACCCTAGAAAGATTACAGCGATCGCACCAAGAAGAATGCGATCGTCTCAAACACAGCCACGAACAAACCCAAAATGAGTTAGAACGACAACTCGAAGACCTGCGGCGATCGCACCAACAACAACTCGAACAAACCAAGAATGATTTCAAAATTCAAATTGATAGCCAAGCGAAGAATTTTGAACGCACTCAAACCGACTTAACCACCCACATCCATCAACTTCAATTTCAAGTCGAACACGCCCATCTTGAAATTGAAGCGATGAAAACCAGTAAGTTTTGGAAACTGAGAACCCAGTGGTTTAAGTTAAAAAAAAAGTTGGGTGGGGCGAAAGAGAACATCTAA
- a CDS encoding glycosyltransferase family 2 protein encodes MLRNSFARSPEQLIRLQRLSKRFYESWKTKGTRYALARVFKKLYYKLDETPLPSQGAPEVAHPLHDYHYWLSQNSARAADLRQKSQTFKVFPYQPLISILMPVYNPPERFLRTALDSVLDQVYPNWELCIADDASSEEYIKNVLEEYAEKDSRIKVTFREKNGHISAASNTALDMATGEYVALLDHDDMLNADALYEVALMLNLHPEADMIYSDEDKVDDNNQLRDPFFKPDWCPDSFLSRMYTCHLGTYRRSLVNEIGGFRVGFEGSQDYDLVLRFTEKTDKIYHIPKILYHWRIHSQSTASELENKSYATDAAFRAIAEALERRGEPGRVEATEGGHAIVRYHIQDYRLVTVIIPTRNYGSTLNTCLTSIFEKTTYPNYEVLVIDNGSTEPETLEVFNKWKAKEPDRFRCEQLDIPFNFSKINNYAVTQAKGDYLLFLNNDTEAIDPDWMTAMVEQVQRPSIGAVGALLLYPDSTIQHAGVVIGLGGVAGHSHKNFPSGVPGYYFQLKTVNNYSAVTAACLMCRREVFEEIGGFEEENLKIAFNDVDLCLKMVEKGYRNLYLPHVVLYHYESKSRGFEDTPEKITRFSQEIEYMREKWKTIIDHDPCYSPNLTRDREDYSINL; translated from the coding sequence ATGCTGCGAAATTCTTTTGCGCGATCGCCCGAACAACTCATCCGTCTCCAGCGATTGTCCAAACGGTTTTACGAGTCTTGGAAAACCAAAGGAACCCGCTACGCTTTAGCCCGAGTTTTTAAAAAACTTTACTACAAATTAGACGAAACCCCCCTACCGAGTCAGGGCGCCCCCGAAGTCGCCCATCCCCTCCACGACTATCACTATTGGTTAAGTCAAAACTCCGCCCGGGCAGCCGATTTACGGCAAAAATCACAAACATTTAAAGTTTTTCCCTACCAGCCCTTAATTAGCATTTTAATGCCCGTTTACAATCCCCCAGAACGGTTCTTGAGAACGGCTTTAGATTCAGTTTTGGATCAAGTTTATCCGAACTGGGAATTGTGCATCGCCGATGACGCTTCTAGCGAAGAGTATATTAAAAACGTCCTCGAAGAATATGCCGAAAAAGATTCCCGAATTAAAGTCACCTTCCGGGAGAAAAACGGTCATATTTCCGCCGCTTCTAACACCGCTTTAGACATGGCAACTGGGGAATATGTCGCCTTGTTAGACCACGACGACATGCTCAATGCAGATGCCCTTTATGAAGTCGCATTAATGCTCAATCTTCATCCGGAAGCCGATATGATTTATTCCGATGAAGATAAAGTTGACGACAACAATCAATTACGCGATCCGTTCTTTAAACCCGATTGGTGTCCCGATTCGTTTTTATCGAGAATGTACACCTGTCATTTGGGAACTTATCGGCGATCGCTCGTCAATGAAATTGGTGGGTTTCGGGTCGGATTTGAAGGATCTCAAGATTACGATTTAGTCTTGAGATTTACAGAAAAAACTGATAAAATTTACCATATTCCTAAAATTTTATATCACTGGCGCATTCACTCGCAATCCACCGCCAGCGAGTTAGAAAATAAGAGTTACGCCACCGATGCCGCATTTCGGGCGATCGCCGAAGCCTTAGAAAGACGAGGCGAACCCGGACGGGTGGAAGCGACCGAAGGCGGACACGCGATCGTTCGTTATCATATTCAAGATTATCGCTTAGTTACGGTCATTATTCCGACCCGAAATTATGGCAGTACCCTCAATACTTGTCTGACCTCTATATTTGAAAAAACGACCTATCCCAATTACGAAGTTCTGGTCATTGATAACGGCAGTACTGAACCGGAAACCTTAGAAGTTTTCAACAAATGGAAGGCGAAAGAACCCGATCGCTTCCGTTGCGAACAACTCGATATTCCCTTCAATTTTTCCAAGATTAACAACTACGCCGTCACCCAAGCAAAGGGCGACTATCTCCTCTTTTTAAATAACGATACGGAGGCGATCGATCCCGACTGGATGACTGCGATGGTCGAACAAGTCCAACGCCCTTCCATTGGGGCCGTGGGCGCCTTATTATTGTATCCCGATTCGACCATTCAACACGCCGGGGTTGTGATCGGTTTGGGCGGGGTCGCCGGACACAGCCACAAGAATTTTCCCTCTGGGGTTCCGGGCTATTATTTCCAACTGAAAACAGTCAATAATTACTCGGCAGTCACTGCAGCTTGTTTGATGTGTCGGCGGGAAGTTTTTGAGGAAATTGGCGGGTTTGAAGAAGAAAACCTTAAAATTGCCTTTAACGATGTCGATTTATGTTTGAAAATGGTAGAAAAAGGGTATCGAAACCTGTATTTACCCCACGTAGTTCTCTACCATTACGAGTCAAAAAGTCGCGGGTTTGAAGACACTCCAGAAAAAATCACGCGGTTTTCTCAAGAAATTGAGTATATGCGCGAAAAGTGGAAAACTATTATCGACCACGACCCGTGTTACAGCCCCAATTTAACGAGGGATCGCGAAGATTACAGTATTAATTTGTAA
- a CDS encoding sulfotransferase domain-containing protein gives MPDFLIIGAQKCGTTSLYHYLVQHPKIIPARQKEVHFFDLNFDRGLEWYAAQFFPESYEDGRLTGEASPYYVFHPLVAKRVYNTFPKIKLILLLRDPIDRAWSHYHHEVRWGFESLSFEEAIASEPERLAGEEEKMRDDPHYYSYNHQHYTYLARGIYAEQIAEWLQYFDRDRMLILKSEELSTHPDRIMRRTCEFLGVKAIAVDASTQYNSGEYSQILEKYRQELAAYFYPHNRRLKEEFGIDFYSN, from the coding sequence ATGCCTGATTTTCTCATTATTGGCGCCCAAAAATGTGGGACAACTTCTCTGTATCACTATCTGGTACAACATCCGAAAATTATTCCGGCGAGACAGAAAGAAGTTCATTTTTTTGACCTCAATTTTGACCGAGGTTTAGAGTGGTATGCAGCGCAGTTTTTTCCGGAAAGCTATGAAGATGGAAGGCTGACGGGAGAGGCGAGTCCTTACTATGTTTTTCATCCTTTAGTGGCGAAGCGAGTTTACAATACTTTTCCTAAGATTAAACTGATTTTATTATTAAGAGATCCGATCGATCGCGCCTGGTCTCATTACCATCACGAGGTTCGTTGGGGATTTGAATCGTTGTCTTTTGAAGAGGCGATCGCCTCCGAACCGGAAAGATTGGCTGGGGAAGAAGAAAAGATGCGCGACGATCCGCATTATTACAGTTACAATCACCAACATTATACTTATTTAGCGCGGGGAATTTATGCCGAACAAATAGCCGAATGGTTACAGTATTTCGATCGCGATCGTATGCTCATTCTCAAAAGTGAAGAATTATCAACCCATCCCGATCGAATCATGCGAAGAACTTGCGAGTTTTTAGGGGTAAAGGCGATCGCCGTCGATGCGTCCACCCAATATAACTCTGGGGAATATTCCCAAATCCTCGAAAAATATCGACAAGAATTAGCAGCCTATTTCTACCCCCACAACCGACGCTTAAAAGAAGAATTTGGAATTGATTTTTATTCCAATTAA
- a CDS encoding class I SAM-dependent methyltransferase produces the protein MRLGEWGDRVGAIAKIAKIRPDSRSKHYLLHSIRKVMEHSQEGYKEGIDYEGTWDAYAKAWQNLHPDLKHIGDEWIGQGAGAAQSLAEYEALIEQKFIASYIKPNEKVLEIGIGGGKTSALLLKHCQELVCADISREMLDATRSRLGEDRISYVKLDGISLDPIPDASIDVCFCYDTMVHLEPRDIFNYLTQIPRKLRGDRRLCVFHHTNILSELGWKKFASEWQFNLMGKRHGSSFSVMTDNIMEQFLTRLDYQIILKDRQSVPRDCVWICQAPKTVNLPE, from the coding sequence ATGAGATTGGGGGAATGGGGCGATCGCGTGGGGGCGATCGCGAAAATTGCTAAAATTAGGCCAGACTCGCGATCCAAACATTATTTGTTGCACTCAATCCGTAAGGTGATGGAACATTCTCAAGAAGGGTATAAAGAAGGCATCGATTACGAAGGAACCTGGGATGCTTATGCGAAAGCCTGGCAAAACTTGCACCCAGACTTGAAACATATTGGCGATGAATGGATCGGTCAAGGGGCTGGGGCCGCCCAATCTTTGGCCGAATACGAAGCATTGATCGAACAGAAATTTATTGCTTCTTATATCAAGCCGAATGAGAAAGTTTTAGAAATAGGAATTGGCGGAGGAAAAACAAGCGCTTTACTGCTCAAACATTGCCAGGAATTAGTCTGTGCGGATATCTCGCGGGAAATGCTCGACGCGACGCGATCGCGTTTGGGCGAAGATCGCATCAGCTACGTCAAACTCGACGGAATAAGCCTCGATCCGATTCCCGATGCTTCCATCGATGTCTGTTTTTGTTACGATACGATGGTGCATTTAGAACCGCGAGATATTTTTAATTATTTAACCCAAATCCCCCGAAAACTACGGGGCGATCGCCGCCTTTGTGTCTTCCATCATACCAATATTCTCAGCGAATTGGGCTGGAAAAAATTTGCCAGTGAATGGCAATTCAACTTGATGGGAAAACGACACGGTTCTTCATTTTCCGTGATGACCGATAACATCATGGAACAATTTTTAACCCGACTCGACTATCAAATTATTCTCAAAGATCGTCAATCGGTTCCTCGCGATTGTGTCTGGATTTGTCAAGCCCCCAAAACGGTCAATTTACCGGAATAA